A stretch of DNA from Maridesulfovibrio sp.:
CACTGCGCGTCCCGGTATCATCATCGGCCGTAAAGGTGTTGAAATCGAGAAGCTTCGTGAAGATCTTCGTAGAAAATTCAATAAAGAATTCGCTCTCGAAGTAAGTGAAATCCGCCGTCCGGAAACCGACGCGCAGCTCGTTGCAGAGAATATTGCTCAGCAGCTTGAGCGCCGTGTGGCTTTCCGCCGCGCCATGAAGCGCATTGTGGGCCTGGCCCAGAAGTTCGGCGCAGAGGGCATCAAAGTGGCATGTGCCGGCCGTCTCGCCGGTGCTGAAATCGCACGTACCGAATGGTATCGCGAAGGCCGTGTGCCCCTTCAGACTCTCAGAGCCGACATCGATTACGGTGTAGCAAGAGCCAACACCACTTACGGTGTTATCGGCGTTAAGGTCTGGATCTTCAAAGGTGAAATTCTCGACCACGAGGTGGACCAGTAATGTTATCACCTAAGAAAGTTAAATTCCGTAAACGTCAGAAAGGTCGTCTGAAAGGTAAAGCGCAGCGCGGTTCCACTATCGCATTCGGCGATATCGCCATCAAGACTCTGGAACACGGCAAGCTGAGCAACAACCAGATTGAAGCAGCACGTATCGCTATCATGCGTCACATCAAGCGTGGCGGACAGGTATGGATCAGGGTTTTCCCCGATGTACCCGTTACCGCCAAGCCTGCTGAAGTCAGACAGGGTAAAGGTAAAGGTTCCCCGGTCGGTTGGTGCGCTCCGGTTAAACCCGGTCGCATTCTGTACGAAGTAAAAGGTGTGGACATTGAACTGGCCAGAGAAGCTCTGGTCCGTGCATCCCACAAGCTTCCTGTCAAGACTGCTATTGTAGTTAAGGAGGTAATGTAGAATGAAAGCCACAGAACTTCGTGAACTCGACGGCGCTGCTCTGAACGAGAAGCTTGCAGAAGCCCGCAAGGAGCTTTTCAATCTTCGTTTTCAGCACGCAACCGCACAGCTGGAAAACACCCAGAAACTGTCCGATGTCAAAAAAGACATCGCTAAGATTCTCACCGTTCAGCGTGAAAAGGAACTGGGAGCATAAGCCATGGCAGAGCTTAATCTGAAAGGAAACAGGCGCGTGCTGACCGGCGTGGTTATCAGCGACAAGGCCGACAAGACTATTGTCGTCCGCGTTGAGACCCTCGTGAAGCATCCCCTGTATAAAAAATTCATCCGTCGTCACACCAAATTCATGGCGCATGATCCTGCCAATGAATGCGGCGTAGGCGATAAGGTACAGATTGTTGAATTCCGCCCCCTTAGCCGGCGCAAAAGGTGGCATTTAGATAAAATACTGGAAAAAGCAGTTTAGGGGATAAGCTATGATTCAGGTAGAATCTAAACTTGACGTAGCAGACAACTCTGGCGCCAAGCAGGTATCCTGCATCAAGGTACTTGGTGGCTCCAA
This window harbors:
- the rpsC gene encoding 30S ribosomal protein S3 — its product is MGQKVHPYGFRLGYTKNWLSRWFSNKDYPAFVFEDDSIRKYVKEKLFHAGVSKIEIERAGGKIRLIIHTARPGIIIGRKGVEIEKLREDLRRKFNKEFALEVSEIRRPETDAQLVAENIAQQLERRVAFRRAMKRIVGLAQKFGAEGIKVACAGRLAGAEIARTEWYREGRVPLQTLRADIDYGVARANTTYGVIGVKVWIFKGEILDHEVDQ
- the rplP gene encoding 50S ribosomal protein L16, coding for MLSPKKVKFRKRQKGRLKGKAQRGSTIAFGDIAIKTLEHGKLSNNQIEAARIAIMRHIKRGGQVWIRVFPDVPVTAKPAEVRQGKGKGSPVGWCAPVKPGRILYEVKGVDIELAREALVRASHKLPVKTAIVVKEVM
- the rpmC gene encoding 50S ribosomal protein L29; amino-acid sequence: MKATELRELDGAALNEKLAEARKELFNLRFQHATAQLENTQKLSDVKKDIAKILTVQREKELGA
- the rpsQ gene encoding 30S ribosomal protein S17, whose translation is MAELNLKGNRRVLTGVVISDKADKTIVVRVETLVKHPLYKKFIRRHTKFMAHDPANECGVGDKVQIVEFRPLSRRKRWHLDKILEKAV